GCTTTTGATAATCAATTGTTTTCCAAATTCCTTTTACATTTCCATTTGTCTCGGTATCTATGACAAAAGAGCCATTACTATATCGATCACTTTTTCTCAGCTGATCAGGGAATTCTGCTGTAACTTCTCCGTTCTCTGTTAATATTTGAATAGAATCTTCTGTCTCATCAACAATTTCAAGCCCGACAATGTGGTGAGGTTTAGATTTTAACTCTCTCAACATGACTAAACCTCGTTTTGCACGTGTGCTTCTCTCAAATTCGGTCAAAGGCATTTTTTTCATTGCTCCGCGCTGGGTAACCGCGACGATATAAGTTTTGTTATCATCTAGGGTCGTCATGCTGAGGCCATTTATGACGTAATCATTTTCTTTAAGATTAATTCCTTTCACCCCTGCTGCTCTTTGTCCGACAGGAGATACTTCTTCTTCGTGGAAGCGAAGACCATAGCCTTTGTGCGTGCCTATTAATATCTCGTTCGTTCCGTCCGTCATTTCTACATTAACCACTTCATCTTCTTCTTTTACTTTGACAGCAACGAGCGCTCTTGAATACCGCTGCGCTTTATACGCAGATAAGACAGTTTTTTTCACCATACCGTGTTTTGTAAAAAATACGAGGAATTGGTCTTCTGTAAAAGAAGAAACAGGAACTGCTTTAATTAACGAATCATCAGAATCGAGCTGAACAATATTACCTATATGCTGGCCATTATCTTTCCAGCGGATATCAGGCAGTTCATGTACCGGCATGAAAAGATAATTTCCTTTTTTTGTAAAAAGAAGCAGTGTATTTGTCGTATTTAATTCCTGGAAGAAAAGCAGGTCATCCGTTTCTTTCATTCCTGGCGGTTCTTCATTTGATGCAGAATATGAACGCGGACTTGTACGCTTCACATATCCTTCTTTTGTAGCAGTGACGATAACATCTTCTGAAGGCACCATAACTTCAAGATCAATTTTTAACTCTTCAATTTTATCTTCAATAACGGTGCGGCGTTCATCGTTGTATGTCTTCTTTACGCGTTCAAGCTGTTTTTTTATAACATTAAGAAGCTTTTTCTCACTCGATAGAATACCTTCAAGCTTCTTAATTTGCTTTTCGAGTTCCTCTGCTTCTTTTTCTAACGTTGTAATATCTGTGTTCGTTAAACGGTATAACTGCAAAGTAACAATGGCTTCTGCTTGGGCTTCTGTAAACTCGAACTGCTCGATAAGGTTATGTTTTGCATCCTTTTTGTCTTTAGAAGCACGAATGGAAGCAATCACATCATCTAAAATGGAAATCGCTTTGATTAATCCATCCACAATATGCTGACGGTCTCTTGCTTTGTTTAATTCATAACGGGACCTGTTCGTAATAACATCTTTTTGATGCTCGACATAAGCTTGCAGCAGCTGTTTTAAGCCTAATAGCTTAGGTGTTTTATGATAAATAGCTACCATATTAAAGCTGTAAGACACTTGCAGATCCGTAGTTTTATATAAGTAATTTAAAATACCATTTGGATCCGCATCTTTTTTTAGTTCAACGACAATACGCAAGCCTGTTCGATCTGTATCATCACGAACTTCTGCGATTCCGTCGATTTTTTTATCAAATCGGATTTCATCCATTTTTTTAACGAGATTTGCTTTAATCACTTCATATGGAATTTCTGTAATAACAATTTGCTTTCGTCCGCCTCTTACCTCTTCAATATCAGCTTTTGCGCGGACAACAACTTTTCCTTTTCCGGTTTGGTAAGCTTTTTTAATGCCTTCTACCCCTTGGATAATCCCGCCAGTTGGAAAATCCGGCCCCTTTAAAACAGTCATTAAGTCATCGACCGTGCAATTTGGATTATTTATTTCCATAAGGACAGCATCAATAACTTCTCCCAGTTGATGAGGCGGGATATCGGTTGCATAGCCAGATGAAATACCTGTAGATCCATTTACTAATAAATTTGGATACATGGCCGGCAGAACGACTGGTTCTTCTAAAGAGTCATCAAAGTTAGGGATATATTCTACCGTGTTTTTTTCAATATCTTTTAAAAGCTCTGCAGAAATCGAAGAAAGCCTTGCTTCGGTATAACGCATAGCAGCTGGCGGATCCCCATCAATGGAACCATTGTTCCCATGCATTTCAACGAGCAAATTTCGTCCTTTCCATTCCTGGCTCATTCGCACCATTGCGTCATAAACAGATGAATCACCATGCGGATGATAATTACCGATCACATTACCAACGGTTTTTGCTGCTTTTCGGAATGGTTTGTCTGCTGTGTTTCCATCTTGCAGCATGGCGTACAAAATCCTGCGCTGCACTGGTTTTAAACCATCTCTTGCGTCAGGCAGTGCCCGCTCTTGAATAATATATTTACTATAGCGGCCAAAACGGTCGCCCAGTACATCTTCTAACGGCAAATCTAGGTATTTTTCAGCTTCTGCCACCTTTTACTCCTCCTCGGCAAAATGAAGGTTTTCGTTTTCTAAGATATTCGTATCTTCTTCGAGGCCAAATGCGACGTGGGATTCAATCCATTTCCGTCTGGGTTCTACTTTATCTCCCATTAAAGTAGTCACTCGTTTATCAGCCCGGGCAAGGTCTTCGACTGTAACTCGGATTAATGTTCTTGTGTTGGGATTCATCGTCGTTTCCCAGAGCTGGGTAGCATCCATTTCCCCGAGACCTTTATAACGCTGAATGGCATAGCCTTTTCCGACTTTATTTATCGCTTCTTTTAGACCGTCTTCATCCCAGGCATATTCAATTTTTTGCTTTGCTCCGCTTCCTTTGCTGACTTTGTACAATGGAGGAAGGGCAATATATACTTTGCCTGCTTCTACGAGCGGTCTCATGTAACGGTAAAAGAAAGTAAGCAGAAGCACCTGGATGTGAGCACCATCCGTATCGGCATCTGTCATGATGACTACTTTGTCATAGTTACGGTCTTCCATTGTAAAATCAGCGCCTACGCCCGCTCCGAGCGAATAAATAATTGTACGGACTTCTTCATTTTTCATAATGTCATCAAGTTTTGCTTTTTCTGTATTAATAACTTTTCCTCGTAGCGGCAAAACAGCCTGGAATTTACGGTCTCTTCCCTGTTTGGCAGAACCCCCTGCAGAGTCGCCCTCGACTAAATACAATTCGTTTCTTTCTGGGTTTTTGGATTGCGCTGGTGTAAGTTTTCCGCTTAACAGCACATCTTTTTTGCGGCTCTTTTTGCCGCTTCTGGCTTCTTCGCGTGCTTTTCTAGCCGCTTCTCTAGCTTGTGCAGCTTTGATCGCTTTTTTAATAAGCATAGCGCTTACCGCAGGGTTTTCTTCAAAGAAATAAGTTAGTTTATCTGAGACCACTTGATCGACGGCAGAACGCGCTTCTGTGGTGCCAAGCTTTCCTTTTGTCTGTCCTTCAAATTGAAGCATGTTCTCTGGAACCTTAATGGAAACGACAGCTGTAAAACCTTCCCTTATATCTGAGCCGTCAAGGTTCTTATCCTTCTCTTTCAAGAAATTCATTTTTCTTGCATATTCATTGACCGCTCTGGTCATTGCCGTTCTAGCTCCTGATTCATGAGTACCGCCATCTTTTGTACGTACGTTATTAACAAATGACAAAACATTTTCGGTATACGCATCGTTAAATTGAAAAGAAAATTCAACATCTATATCCTGGTTAGTTCCTTCAAAATAAACAACTGGATGCAGGACTTCTTTGTCTTCATTTAGGTATTCTACAAAAGCTTTAATTCCGGTTTCATAAGAAAATGTCTCTATCTCTTTTTTGTCATGTCTCTCATCGGTAAGCCGTATGCTTACTCCATTTAAAAGAAAAGCAGCTTCCCGCAGCCGTTCTGCCAGCGTTTCATATTGATAGGTGGTCGTACTAAATACATCAGAATCTGGCTTAAAACGAATAATGGTCCCCGTTTTTTTAGTGTTCCCTTGTTTTTTTAACGGTGTAACCGGCTGTCCGCCATGAGCGAATTCTTGATAAAAGATTTCGCCATCACGGTGAATCGTGACAGTCAGCCATTCCGATAGAGCATTGACGACAGAAGCCCCTACTCCGTGCAGTCCCCCGCTCGTTGCATAACCGCCCTGACCGAATTTGCCCCCCGCATGCAATACGGTGAAAATCACTTCTGGTGTAGAACGACCTGTGCGGTGCGTACCTGTAGGGATTCCTCTACCTTCATCGGCCACGGTCACACTGTTGTCTTTATGAAGAATAACATCTATCGTATCACCAAACCCAGCTAGGGCTTCGTCGACTGCATTATCTAATATTTCAAACACCAGATGATGAAGTCCGCGTGTGTCCGTACTGCCAATATACATCCCTGGCCTTTTTCGGACAGCGTCAAGTCCTTCTAACACCTGAATAGCATCATCGTTATAATCAAAAGCTTGTTTCAATGGCGTGTTCTCCTTTCTAAAAAAAGCAAAACCTGTAATCTACACTATAACATACCATAAATAGAACGTATGTTTCATCCTTCATTTTGTAATATGTATTCTTATTCTATCGTTATTAGGAGAAATGTTAACACTTCTTTATTAATAACAATGCAAAAAGAAGCGCTCATGTTAAAAAGAAATGAGCGCCAATTCTAAAGTTTACATTGTTTTTGCATGTTCTACTTTTATACATTTATCCATAATAACTGTCAAGCCGGCATCTTTTGCAATATGATATGCTTCCTCATTTTCTAAGCCAAGCTGTGCCCAGAAAACATCAGCATTTGTTTCGGCTGCTTCCTTGGCTACCCCAGGGAGATGTTCGCTGCGCCGGAACACATTAATAATATCAATGGGTTCATTAATTTCTTGAAGAGATGCTGCTGCTTTTTCTCCTAATACTTCTGTTGCTTTTGGATTAACAGGAATAATTTTATAGCCTGCATTCTGCATGACTTTACTCACTTGATAAGAAGTACGAGAAGGATCCTCGGATAACCCCACCACTGCAATTGTTTTACTTTCTTTTAAAATGTTTTCAATCTCGTTTTGCGTTGGGTATTCTAGCGTGTTCATCATGTATCCTCCTTTTATAAAGTTAAGATAAAAACCCATTATTTGTAAGGTGCTCTTTTGCTACAGCACTTGGGTCTTTGTCTTCATAATCGACCTTGTAATTCATTTCTTCATCCGTAATGTTGCCTGATAACTGGTTCAAGATTTCCGCAAGCTCCGCGTACTCATCTAACGTTTCTTGTTTCAGCAAAGGCGCTCCTTGATATGGAGGAAACAGATCTTTGTCATCTTCTAAGCTGAATAAGTCATATTTTACCATATCAGCGTTTGTGGAATACGCATCAATAAAATAAACTTCTCCTGCTTCAACGGCCCGAGTGCGAAGACCCTGGTCCATTGTTTCTACGTTATCAAAAGAAAATACATAGACTTCCTGTATGCCAATATAACCATCTTCTCGATCGGCAAACTCAAAAGTAATTCCAGCTGTTAGTTCTTTCGTATAGTCTTCCATGTCTGATATCTTTTCTATTCCGAGTTCTTTTGCTTGTTCATATACTTCTTTCTCATTGCTTCCTGGTTTAGGCTGTCTATCTAATAAAGCAGTCAGTGCCGTTCCTGTAAATTCAAGATACATATCTACTTCATCCACGGTTAATGCGTTGAATGCCATGTCTGTACTTCAAAACTCAGATTCAACAGTTACGGAAATATCTGTTTCTTCTTCGATTAAATGTTTATACATGTTCGCAATTATTTCTGGTTCCGCCCCCACTTTTCCTCCTATCACAAGTTCTGATTTTTGATGAAAGGAAAAAAGAGGGGTTATGACGACAAGTACAGAGACGGTAAGAACGACGATAACAGGAGTTAGTGCTTTTCCTCGCGATGTTCGTTCGGTTATTCGCAATATGAAATCGAAAAACAGAGCCAACAGAGCTGCCGGTATCGCACCGAGCAAAATATAGGCATTATCGGCACGGTCAATCCCTGTCATAATAAAATCACCGAGTCCTCCTGCACTGATTAATGCAGCCAGCGTTGCGGAACCGACAATTAAAACCATCGATGTGCGAATCCCTGCCATAATGACAGGAATAGCCATGGGCAGTTCAATTTTCCGAAGCCGCCGAAACGAACTCATTCCCATATCAGTTGCTGCTTCTTTTAACGCTGGATCGACTCCTTTAATGCCGGTATCACGTGTTTCTTAGAATTTGACCGTCTGTCGGCTCTATTAAACGGTTAATCATTTTCAGGGTGGTCGTTTTTCCACATCCGCTAGGCCCTATTAGTACAAACAATTCTCCTTGATTTATCGTTAGGTTGAAATCGTGGACTGCTTTTGTTCCGTCTGCAAAATGTTTAGAAATATTTTTAAATGTGATCATAGCTTGCGACCTCTTTTCATCATAACAAATCATA
This DNA window, taken from Alteribacillus bidgolensis, encodes the following:
- the parC gene encoding DNA topoisomerase IV subunit A; amino-acid sequence: MAEAEKYLDLPLEDVLGDRFGRYSKYIIQERALPDARDGLKPVQRRILYAMLQDGNTADKPFRKAAKTVGNVIGNYHPHGDSSVYDAMVRMSQEWKGRNLLVEMHGNNGSIDGDPPAAMRYTEARLSSISAELLKDIEKNTVEYIPNFDDSLEEPVVLPAMYPNLLVNGSTGISSGYATDIPPHQLGEVIDAVLMEINNPNCTVDDLMTVLKGPDFPTGGIIQGVEGIKKAYQTGKGKVVVRAKADIEEVRGGRKQIVITEIPYEVIKANLVKKMDEIRFDKKIDGIAEVRDDTDRTGLRIVVELKKDADPNGILNYLYKTTDLQVSYSFNMVAIYHKTPKLLGLKQLLQAYVEHQKDVITNRSRYELNKARDRQHIVDGLIKAISILDDVIASIRASKDKKDAKHNLIEQFEFTEAQAEAIVTLQLYRLTNTDITTLEKEAEELEKQIKKLEGILSSEKKLLNVIKKQLERVKKTYNDERRTVIEDKIEELKIDLEVMVPSEDVIVTATKEGYVKRTSPRSYSASNEEPPGMKETDDLLFFQELNTTNTLLLFTKKGNYLFMPVHELPDIRWKDNGQHIGNIVQLDSDDSLIKAVPVSSFTEDQFLVFFTKHGMVKKTVLSAYKAQRYSRALVAVKVKEEDEVVNVEMTDGTNEILIGTHKGYGLRFHEEEVSPVGQRAAGVKGINLKENDYVINGLSMTTLDDNKTYIVAVTQRGAMKKMPLTEFERSTRAKRGLVMLRELKSKPHHIVGLEIVDETEDSIQILTENGEVTAEFPDQLRKSDRYSNGSFVIDTETNGNVKGIWKTIDYQKLNESKNT
- the parE gene encoding DNA topoisomerase IV subunit B; this translates as MKQAFDYNDDAIQVLEGLDAVRKRPGMYIGSTDTRGLHHLVFEILDNAVDEALAGFGDTIDVILHKDNSVTVADEGRGIPTGTHRTGRSTPEVIFTVLHAGGKFGQGGYATSGGLHGVGASVVNALSEWLTVTIHRDGEIFYQEFAHGGQPVTPLKKQGNTKKTGTIIRFKPDSDVFSTTTYQYETLAERLREAAFLLNGVSIRLTDERHDKKEIETFSYETGIKAFVEYLNEDKEVLHPVVYFEGTNQDIDVEFSFQFNDAYTENVLSFVNNVRTKDGGTHESGARTAMTRAVNEYARKMNFLKEKDKNLDGSDIREGFTAVVSIKVPENMLQFEGQTKGKLGTTEARSAVDQVVSDKLTYFFEENPAVSAMLIKKAIKAAQAREAARKAREEARSGKKSRKKDVLLSGKLTPAQSKNPERNELYLVEGDSAGGSAKQGRDRKFQAVLPLRGKVINTEKAKLDDIMKNEEVRTIIYSLGAGVGADFTMEDRNYDKVVIMTDADTDGAHIQVLLLTFFYRYMRPLVEAGKVYIALPPLYKVSKGSGAKQKIEYAWDEDGLKEAINKVGKGYAIQRYKGLGEMDATQLWETTMNPNTRTLIRVTVEDLARADKRVTTLMGDKVEPRRKWIESHVAFGLEEDTNILENENLHFAEEE
- a CDS encoding CoA-binding protein, producing MNTLEYPTQNEIENILKESKTIAVVGLSEDPSRTSYQVSKVMQNAGYKIIPVNPKATEVLGEKAAASLQEINEPIDIINVFRRSEHLPGVAKEAAETNADVFWAQLGLENEEAYHIAKDAGLTVIMDKCIKVEHAKTM
- a CDS encoding glycine betaine ABC transporter substrate-binding protein; this translates as MAFNALTVDEVDMYLEFTGTALTALLDRQPKPGSNEKEVYEQAKELGIEKISDMEDYTKELTAGITFEFADREDGYIGIQEVYVFSFDNVETMDQGLRTRAVEAGEVYFIDAYSTNADMVKYDLFSLEDDKDLFPPYQGAPLLKQETLDEYAELAEILNQLSGNITDEEMNYKVDYEDKDPSAVAKEHLTNNGFLS
- a CDS encoding ABC transporter permease; the protein is MGMSSFRRLRKIELPMAIPVIMAGIRTSMVLIVGSATLAALISAGGLGDFIMTGIDRADNAYILLGAIPAALLALFFDFILRITERTSRGKALTPVIVVLTVSVLVVITPLFSFHQKSELVIGGKVGAEPEIIANMYKHLIEEETDISVTVESEF
- a CDS encoding ATP-binding cassette domain-containing protein, translating into MITFKNISKHFADGTKAVHDFNLTINQGELFVLIGPSGCGKTTTLKMINRLIEPTDGQILRNT